A DNA window from Iodobacter ciconiae contains the following coding sequences:
- a CDS encoding Rne/Rng family ribonuclease, with translation MKRMLFNATQAEELRVAIVDGQKLVDLDIETVGKEQRKSNIYKGIITRVEPSLEACFIDYGCDRHGFLPFKEVARAYLNDNGDGNGRPRIGDSLKEGQELIVQVEKDERGNKGAALTTYVSLAGRYLVLMPNNPRGGGVSRRIEGEERNELRAVLDQLETPNGMSLIARTAAIGRNAEELQWDLNYLLQLWRAVEGAASTQTGAFLIYQESSLVIRAIRDYFQPEIGELLIDKLDIYEQARQFMSHVMPANVNRVKFYQDDVPLFSRFQIEHQIETAFAREVNLPSGGAIVIDKTEALYSIDVNSARSTKGADIEETALRTNMEAADEIARQMRLRDVGGLIVIDFIDMENPKNQREVENRLRDALHHDRARVQTGKISRFGLMELSRQRLQPSLEETSHIACPRCHGTGFTRGIESSALNILRIIQEESMKENTGAIHAQVPVDVATFLLNEKRAEIFALEARLKVSVVLIPNTHLETPNYNLSRLRHEDIGSHEDVVPSYKMVDQPNETGYQQGKAKEEQTKRQEAMVKGITPDQPAPISARDRIAAPSDTVAAPSLWKKLLTWFQGEPAAPVEPPKPAAATTRQNNSRNRNDRGQRPPREPREGQAPRTERPARNEETPAPARRGSSKPRIEEDLQKSRENREARENREPRERNERNDRAERSEAPAEQRPRNERPPRQERQPRKEAAAANNTEALLSAPVVENNTDEASEQQRSRRRRSRRGERRGERVETVAGTEAAFTAIDAPAPGFVATAPALVVNTPAPAAAPVAIAPVVTPVAVVPVVAPVATPEATVPVTEPVVAAPAAEPVAAPALVTPPVVAAVAPEAAAREVVVTETAQTTLEPPVAPAPVVTPVAAPAAPVTAPVASTEIEAVPVVAAPVTAPAKPALHIGTPEAAGLVMVATRSLPATNEPAVTAPVRRRRRDVVTTGAQAVNEVPMLQQVETQAAGSPEITVKPVMDTPRAPRRDVTATAGGTSEEPLVQVQTKQF, from the coding sequence ATGAAACGTATGCTATTTAACGCAACGCAGGCTGAAGAGCTGCGCGTTGCGATTGTTGATGGTCAGAAGCTGGTTGACCTCGACATCGAAACCGTTGGCAAAGAACAGCGGAAATCCAATATCTACAAAGGTATAATTACCCGCGTAGAGCCTAGTCTTGAAGCCTGCTTCATTGATTATGGCTGTGATCGTCATGGCTTCTTGCCGTTCAAGGAAGTGGCTCGCGCCTACCTGAACGACAATGGTGACGGCAATGGCCGCCCGCGTATCGGTGACTCGCTCAAAGAAGGCCAGGAGCTGATTGTTCAGGTTGAAAAAGACGAGCGCGGTAACAAGGGTGCTGCTCTGACCACCTATGTCAGCTTGGCTGGCCGTTATTTGGTGCTGATGCCAAATAACCCGCGCGGTGGTGGAGTTTCCCGCCGCATCGAGGGCGAGGAGCGTAATGAGCTTCGCGCCGTACTTGATCAGCTTGAAACGCCAAATGGCATGAGCCTGATCGCACGTACCGCCGCCATTGGCCGTAATGCCGAAGAATTGCAGTGGGATTTAAACTACCTGCTGCAACTTTGGCGTGCGGTTGAAGGCGCTGCTTCTACCCAGACGGGTGCATTTCTGATTTATCAGGAATCAAGCCTGGTTATCCGTGCAATTCGCGATTACTTCCAGCCTGAAATTGGCGAGCTTCTGATTGATAAGCTCGATATTTACGAGCAAGCACGCCAGTTTATGAGCCATGTGATGCCGGCTAATGTGAACCGCGTGAAATTCTATCAGGATGATGTGCCGCTGTTTTCACGTTTTCAGATCGAGCATCAGATCGAAACCGCCTTTGCCCGCGAAGTAAATTTACCCTCCGGCGGCGCAATTGTAATCGACAAAACCGAAGCGCTGTATTCTATCGACGTTAACTCGGCCCGCTCTACCAAGGGTGCCGATATCGAAGAAACCGCACTGCGCACCAATATGGAAGCCGCTGACGAAATCGCCCGTCAGATGCGCCTGCGTGACGTCGGTGGTTTGATCGTGATCGATTTTATCGATATGGAAAACCCAAAAAATCAGCGCGAAGTCGAAAACCGCCTGCGTGACGCCCTGCACCACGACCGTGCCCGCGTACAAACCGGCAAAATCAGCCGCTTTGGCCTGATGGAATTATCCCGTCAACGCCTGCAGCCTTCCCTGGAAGAAACCAGCCACATCGCCTGCCCGCGCTGCCACGGCACCGGCTTCACGCGCGGCATCGAATCTTCAGCGCTCAATATCCTGCGCATTATTCAAGAAGAATCAATGAAAGAAAACACCGGTGCAATCCACGCACAGGTGCCGGTAGATGTTGCAACATTCCTGCTCAACGAAAAACGTGCCGAGATTTTTGCACTTGAAGCGCGTCTCAAAGTAAGCGTAGTTTTAATTCCGAATACCCATTTGGAAACACCAAACTACAATCTCTCGCGTCTGCGCCATGAAGATATCGGCAGCCATGAAGATGTTGTTCCTTCCTACAAAATGGTTGATCAGCCAAACGAAACTGGCTACCAGCAAGGCAAAGCAAAAGAAGAACAAACTAAACGCCAGGAAGCCATGGTCAAAGGGATTACACCTGATCAGCCAGCGCCTATTTCTGCTCGTGACCGGATTGCAGCGCCTAGCGATACGGTTGCCGCTCCGTCTCTGTGGAAAAAACTGCTGACCTGGTTCCAGGGCGAGCCTGCAGCTCCGGTTGAGCCTCCCAAGCCGGCGGCTGCAACAACACGCCAAAACAACTCACGCAATCGCAATGACCGAGGTCAGCGCCCACCTCGTGAGCCTCGTGAAGGCCAGGCTCCGCGTACAGAACGCCCGGCGCGAAATGAAGAAACTCCCGCACCAGCTCGGCGCGGCAGCAGCAAACCCCGTATCGAAGAAGACTTACAAAAGAGCCGTGAGAATCGTGAAGCGCGTGAAAACCGCGAGCCACGTGAGCGGAACGAGCGCAATGATCGCGCTGAGCGTAGCGAAGCCCCTGCCGAGCAACGCCCGCGTAACGAGCGCCCGCCACGTCAGGAGCGTCAGCCACGTAAAGAAGCAGCTGCAGCAAACAACACCGAAGCGTTATTAAGCGCGCCGGTCGTGGAAAACAACACGGATGAAGCCAGCGAGCAACAACGCAGCCGTCGTCGTCGCAGCCGTCGTGGCGAGCGCCGTGGTGAGCGTGTTGAAACAGTAGCCGGTACAGAAGCGGCCTTCACAGCCATCGATGCTCCGGCACCTGGCTTTGTAGCAACGGCACCTGCGCTGGTCGTGAACACACCCGCACCGGCTGCTGCACCTGTAGCCATCGCGCCTGTTGTTACTCCAGTGGCCGTGGTACCTGTTGTTGCTCCCGTAGCCACCCCCGAGGCTACAGTGCCTGTTACGGAACCCGTGGTCGCTGCGCCTGCTGCTGAACCCGTGGCCGCACCTGCACTGGTAACACCTCCTGTAGTAGCAGCTGTTGCTCCCGAGGCGGCTGCTCGGGAAGTAGTCGTGACAGAAACCGCTCAAACTACTTTGGAACCGCCCGTGGCTCCAGCGCCAGTTGTGACTCCGGTTGCAGCTCCGGCTGCCCCTGTCACAGCTCCTGTTGCAAGCACCGAGATAGAGGCAGTGCCTGTAGTCGCAGCTCCTGTTACGGCACCTGCAAAACCAGCGCTACATATTGGCACCCCGGAAGCTGCGGGACTGGTTATGGTTGCGACACGCAGCCTGCCAGCCACTAACGAACCAGCCGTGACTGCGCCAGTGCGCCGTCGCCGCCGTGATGTAGTCACTACAGGTGCCCAGGCTGTGAACGAAGTACCTATGCTGCAGCAAGTTGAAACACAGGCAGCAGGCAGCCCTGAAATCACAGTCAAACCTGTGATGGATACGCCTCGTGCACCACGCCGTGATGTAACAGCAACAGCAGGCGGCACCAGTGAAGAGCCTTTAGTACAAGTTCAAACCAAGCAGTTTTAA
- a CDS encoding HAD-IA family hydrolase, whose translation MPKQFDLLVFDWDGTLMDSTGTIARAIQSAFAEVGLAVPSDKDARYVIGYGMHEAMQYLAPDVSAAEIAEVVAVYRRFYLAQDQDVALYDGVLDALPQFVDAGFQMAVATGKSRAGLDRVLASTGLGAFFKVTRTADEAFSKPHPAMLHYILDQCGVKGGRAVMIGDTTHDLQLAQNAGTQSLALTYGAHKLPELLTCKPLAHFDDFHTLKDWILLNA comes from the coding sequence ATGCCTAAGCAGTTTGATTTATTGGTTTTTGATTGGGATGGCACCTTAATGGATTCCACGGGCACGATCGCCCGTGCGATTCAATCTGCTTTTGCAGAGGTTGGCCTGGCCGTGCCATCGGATAAAGACGCACGCTATGTGATTGGGTACGGCATGCATGAGGCCATGCAGTATCTTGCCCCTGATGTTAGTGCTGCAGAGATTGCTGAAGTGGTTGCTGTTTATCGCCGCTTTTATCTGGCACAAGATCAGGATGTGGCTTTATATGATGGCGTGCTCGATGCCTTGCCCCAGTTTGTTGATGCAGGCTTTCAAATGGCAGTGGCAACGGGAAAGTCGAGAGCGGGTCTGGATCGGGTGTTGGCTTCCACGGGGCTGGGTGCTTTTTTTAAAGTTACCCGTACGGCAGATGAAGCTTTTTCAAAGCCGCATCCGGCCATGCTGCATTACATTCTGGATCAATGCGGGGTGAAGGGTGGGCGCGCAGTCATGATCGGGGATACCACTCATGATTTACAACTGGCACAAAATGCCGGTACACAGAGTCTGGCGCTGACCTATGGTGCGCATAAATTACCTGAGCTGCTAACGTGTAAGCCGCTGGCGCATTTTGATGATTTCCATACTTTAAAAGACTGGATTTTATTAAATGCCTGA
- a CDS encoding S49 family peptidase, translating into MNESWEREQLQSLLHAGIKERRSARRWNIFFKLVTFGIVILILAMMTGWVGKKVGDEQAGPHTAVVRLEGAIAAGGEADASTMIEGLTAAFEDKNTKAVILQANSPGGSPVQAGIMADEIARLKKQHPKIPFYVVIEEICASGCYYAAAGADKIYADKASMVGSIGVLMDGFGFSGVMEKLGVERRLLTAGANKGFLDPYSPMSQGQRDKAQVMLDEIHQQFIGVVKAGRGTKLADNPDLFSGLVWSGAASIKMGLVDALGSVDSVARDVVKAKEIVDFTPRPSYADRLARQIGVSAANKLVSEFNLQLR; encoded by the coding sequence ATGAATGAATCTTGGGAACGCGAACAATTACAAAGTTTGTTGCATGCCGGCATCAAAGAGCGCCGCAGTGCACGTCGCTGGAATATCTTTTTCAAGCTGGTAACTTTCGGTATTGTGATTCTGATTCTAGCTATGATGACGGGCTGGGTGGGCAAGAAGGTTGGTGATGAGCAGGCTGGTCCGCATACAGCCGTGGTGCGTCTGGAGGGGGCGATTGCTGCTGGTGGTGAAGCAGATGCATCTACCATGATCGAAGGTTTAACTGCGGCATTTGAAGATAAAAACACCAAAGCTGTGATTTTGCAGGCTAATAGCCCCGGTGGCAGCCCTGTGCAGGCGGGGATAATGGCAGATGAAATTGCGCGCTTGAAAAAGCAGCACCCAAAGATTCCTTTTTATGTCGTGATTGAGGAAATCTGCGCGTCGGGCTGCTATTACGCAGCAGCCGGAGCGGATAAAATTTATGCGGACAAGGCTTCGATGGTGGGGTCGATCGGCGTATTGATGGACGGCTTTGGTTTTAGCGGTGTGATGGAAAAGCTGGGTGTTGAGCGCCGTTTGCTTACTGCCGGCGCAAATAAAGGTTTTTTAGATCCGTATTCGCCAATGAGCCAGGGACAGCGTGATAAAGCCCAGGTGATGCTGGATGAAATTCATCAGCAGTTTATCGGGGTGGTGAAAGCGGGGCGGGGCACAAAGCTGGCAGATAACCCTGATCTCTTTTCCGGCCTGGTATGGAGTGGTGCGGCAAGCATTAAAATGGGTCTGGTTGATGCCTTAGGTTCTGTTGATAGTGTGGCGCGTGATGTGGTTAAGGCTAAAGAAATTGTCGATTTTACGCCTCGCCCCAGTTATGCCGATCGTCTGGCCCGCCAGATTGGTGTGTCTGCTGCAAATAAACTGGTTTCAGAGTTTAATTTACAGCTTAGATAA
- a CDS encoding YeeE/YedE family protein, whose translation MQVDWLHFTPWSAIIGGALLGLASGLLALWAGKIAGISGILGGLLNASSDMAWRGFFIMGMLLTPLLWLTFKTPVDIQISASTPAIVLAGLLVGIGTRYGSGCTSGHGVCGLSRFSIRSLAAVTSFMGAGFVTVFLTQHLF comes from the coding sequence ATGCAAGTTGACTGGCTGCATTTCACCCCGTGGAGCGCCATTATTGGTGGCGCATTACTCGGCCTTGCCAGTGGCCTGCTGGCTCTTTGGGCTGGCAAAATCGCAGGGATCAGTGGCATTTTAGGAGGGCTGCTCAACGCGTCCAGCGATATGGCCTGGCGAGGCTTTTTCATAATGGGCATGCTGCTGACTCCCCTGCTCTGGCTTACCTTCAAAACACCGGTAGATATCCAGATTAGCGCCAGCACGCCAGCCATTGTTCTGGCCGGTCTGCTGGTCGGAATAGGCACCCGCTACGGCAGTGGCTGCACCAGCGGCCACGGAGTCTGCGGTTTATCCCGGTTCTCGATCCGCTCTCTAGCCGCAGTTACCAGCTTTATGGGCGCAGGCTTTGTGACTGTATTTCTGACCCAGCATCTATTTTGA
- a CDS encoding SulP family inorganic anion transporter encodes MSASLIVAALLIPQSLAYALLAGLPAQAGIYASILPLIIYAFFASSMVQSVGPMAISAVMTASTLAPLALAGSAEYSALAASLALLSGLFLAALGFMQLGFVTQFLSHPVINGFTSGAAILIIVGQAPFLLGVQSNTPQLFPQLQHAMFGLSCLSLLWLAGSPLSKLLHHNKIPYASLIAKLSPLLLMLMVTGIVYTLDIKTRLIGAFPATLPTIIWPAISLNTLSQLWLPAITISLAGFLQSITIAQSLALKARRNIDSNQELIGLGAANIAAAASAGFPVSGGFSRTAVNAASGANTPMAGVMTATWIALAAHWLGDYLALLPQALLAATIILVAIRLIDFNFLARSWRYDWRDGAAFISTALAVLIFGPMQGIVAGAGVSILLFLYRSSQPHIAIVGRIAGTEHFRNIHRFTTQTDPRIVAVRIDESLYFGNSAKIQAELIHILAQTPATEHLLLILSAVNSIDYSAMETISLLQENLRARQIKIHLAEVKGPVMDHLRRSEKLSTLDGEVFLSTHSAMQALSGVKEDFSI; translated from the coding sequence TTGAGCGCAAGCCTTATCGTTGCCGCACTTCTTATCCCGCAAAGCCTAGCCTATGCCTTACTGGCCGGGCTTCCGGCACAAGCGGGTATCTACGCCTCTATTTTGCCTCTGATAATTTATGCTTTTTTTGCCAGCAGCATGGTGCAATCTGTCGGCCCTATGGCCATTAGTGCCGTTATGACAGCCAGTACACTGGCCCCGCTTGCTCTGGCGGGCTCTGCCGAATACAGCGCACTGGCAGCAAGTCTCGCTTTGCTCTCTGGCCTATTTCTGGCGGCTCTGGGTTTTATGCAACTGGGCTTTGTAACGCAATTTCTGTCTCATCCCGTGATTAACGGCTTTACCAGCGGGGCCGCCATTCTAATTATTGTCGGACAAGCCCCTTTTCTGCTCGGAGTACAAAGCAACACTCCCCAACTTTTCCCGCAGCTACAGCATGCAATGTTTGGCCTAAGCTGCCTTAGTTTACTCTGGTTAGCAGGCTCACCTTTAAGCAAGCTTCTGCATCACAACAAAATCCCCTATGCATCACTAATTGCAAAATTAAGCCCGCTCCTGCTCATGCTGATGGTGACAGGTATAGTCTACACTTTAGATATTAAAACACGCCTAATCGGCGCATTTCCCGCAACCTTGCCAACAATCATATGGCCAGCAATCAGTTTAAATACGCTCTCGCAGCTCTGGCTCCCCGCCATCACTATCAGCCTTGCGGGCTTTTTACAAAGCATCACCATTGCACAAAGCCTGGCACTAAAAGCCAGACGAAATATTGACAGCAACCAGGAATTAATCGGCCTGGGAGCCGCTAATATTGCAGCCGCAGCCAGCGCAGGGTTTCCGGTAAGCGGCGGATTTTCCCGCACTGCAGTGAATGCCGCATCAGGCGCAAACACACCGATGGCAGGTGTAATGACTGCAACCTGGATCGCACTTGCAGCTCACTGGCTTGGCGACTACCTGGCCCTGCTCCCCCAGGCGCTCTTGGCCGCTACGATTATCCTGGTTGCCATCCGTCTTATTGATTTTAATTTTCTGGCACGCAGCTGGCGCTACGACTGGCGCGATGGCGCCGCTTTTATCAGTACAGCGCTTGCGGTCTTGATATTCGGGCCTATGCAGGGAATTGTGGCAGGAGCCGGCGTTTCGATACTGCTTTTTTTATATCGCAGCAGTCAGCCACATATTGCCATTGTAGGCCGTATTGCAGGAACAGAGCATTTTAGAAATATCCATCGGTTTACAACTCAAACCGATCCCAGGATTGTAGCCGTACGAATCGATGAAAGCCTTTATTTTGGCAATAGCGCAAAAATACAGGCTGAACTAATACACATCCTTGCCCAAACCCCCGCCACCGAGCATTTGCTTCTTATTTTATCGGCGGTAAACAGTATCGATTACAGCGCAATGGAAACTATAAGTTTATTACAGGAAAACCTACGTGCGCGGCAGATAAAAATCCACCTTGCCGAAGTAAAAGGCCCGGTGATGGATCATCTGCGTCGCAGCGAAAAACTAAGCACTTTAGATGGCGAGGTTTTCCTCAGCACCCACTCAGCCATGCAAGCCTTAAGCGGGGTTAAGGAAGATTTCTCTATTTAA
- a CDS encoding MBL fold metallo-hydrolase encodes MPLPQVKAFYDPDTSTVSYIVFDRRGGHAALIDTVLDYDAKSGRTSSMSADRLVDFVMEYDLKVEWILETHAHADHLSAAAYLKKKLGGKVAIGQRIDQVQGIFKPVFGFGEDFPADGSQFDVLFAAGDIFRIGELSASVLFVPGHTPADIAFLIGDALFVGDTLFMPDVGSARCDFPGGDAGLLYDSIQQLLALPDATRVFVCHDYLPAGRSVIAWQSSIAEQREGNIHLHFGVNKAEFIAMREARDKTLGMPQLILPSIQINMRAGRFPPAEADGQRYLKIPLDVL; translated from the coding sequence ATGCCATTGCCTCAGGTTAAAGCCTTTTATGACCCAGATACCTCTACCGTCAGTTATATCGTGTTTGACCGGCGTGGCGGGCATGCTGCACTGATTGATACTGTGCTGGATTACGATGCAAAATCAGGCCGTACATCAAGCATGAGTGCCGATAGGCTGGTTGATTTTGTTATGGAATACGATTTAAAAGTGGAGTGGATTCTGGAAACGCACGCCCATGCGGATCACCTGTCGGCAGCGGCTTATTTAAAGAAGAAGCTCGGAGGGAAAGTTGCTATTGGCCAGCGCATCGATCAGGTGCAAGGCATCTTTAAGCCTGTCTTTGGTTTTGGGGAGGATTTTCCCGCAGATGGAAGCCAGTTTGATGTTTTATTTGCTGCGGGTGACATTTTTCGGATCGGTGAATTAAGTGCCTCTGTTCTGTTTGTTCCCGGCCATACACCTGCCGATATTGCCTTTTTGATTGGTGATGCCCTGTTTGTAGGGGACACCTTGTTTATGCCTGATGTTGGCTCTGCGCGCTGTGATTTTCCGGGAGGGGATGCCGGTTTGCTTTATGATTCCATTCAACAGCTGCTGGCACTGCCTGACGCAACCCGGGTGTTTGTTTGCCATGATTATCTGCCTGCCGGGCGCTCTGTGATCGCGTGGCAAAGCAGTATTGCCGAGCAGCGTGAGGGGAATATCCATTTGCATTTTGGTGTAAATAAGGCCGAATTTATCGCGATGCGCGAGGCTAGGGATAAAACCTTAGGCATGCCACAATTGATTTTACCATCGATTCAAATCAATATGCGGGCGGGGCGTTTTCCCCCTGCCGAAGCAGATGGACAGCGTTATTTAAAAATCCCCCTGGATGTTTTGTAA
- a CDS encoding ArsR/SmtB family transcription factor: MSPQQILAMRQAANNATRILKVMANEDRLLLLCQMVDSEKCVSDFETLLDIRQPTLSQQLTVLRKEGLVNTRRDGKRIYYSLASPEVQQLLEVLYALYCPIDTKEIPDAS; encoded by the coding sequence ATGAGCCCACAACAAATTCTTGCCATGCGCCAAGCCGCAAATAATGCAACCCGTATTCTAAAAGTAATGGCTAACGAAGATCGCCTGCTTTTACTTTGCCAGATGGTTGACAGTGAGAAATGTGTTTCTGATTTTGAAACCCTACTCGATATTCGCCAGCCAACACTTTCCCAGCAACTCACCGTGTTACGCAAAGAGGGGCTGGTTAATACACGCAGAGATGGCAAGCGCATTTATTACAGCTTGGCCAGCCCAGAGGTACAGCAATTACTCGAGGTGCTCTACGCACTCTATTGCCCTATCGACACAAAGGAGATCCCTGATGCAAGTTGA
- the motD gene encoding flagellar motor protein MotD, translating to MARKHRHEEHENHERWLVSYADFITLLFAFFVVMYAISSVNEGKYKVLSNSMVDAFKQTPTSKEVIKQNQPVAGVPDKLVVLSAISTPTPSPKLVEQTQKMQGMAGDLKKSLGALIDQGKVRVTQSKRGIAVEISDSVLFDTAKADLHTESATALIAVAEMVKNTDNLIQIEGNTDNQAMRSGQFPSNWELSAARAASVVRLFVDVGVAPQRLVAIGYGEFRPQGSNDTPEGRASNRRVTLNILADNKDEVAVLPSGSDTPPAPVPPK from the coding sequence ATGGCACGCAAACACAGGCATGAGGAGCATGAAAACCATGAGCGCTGGTTGGTGTCTTATGCTGATTTTATTACCTTGTTATTTGCATTCTTTGTGGTGATGTACGCAATTTCTTCTGTGAATGAAGGTAAATACAAGGTGTTGTCCAATTCTATGGTTGATGCTTTTAAGCAAACGCCAACAAGTAAGGAAGTGATCAAGCAGAATCAGCCTGTTGCAGGTGTGCCGGATAAGCTGGTGGTACTGAGCGCGATTTCTACACCAACGCCCAGCCCTAAACTTGTTGAGCAGACACAAAAAATGCAGGGTATGGCGGGAGATTTGAAAAAATCTCTTGGTGCTTTGATTGATCAGGGCAAGGTGAGAGTGACTCAGTCCAAGCGTGGTATTGCGGTAGAGATCAGTGATTCGGTTCTGTTTGATACCGCCAAAGCGGATTTGCATACCGAATCGGCCACGGCCTTGATTGCCGTAGCTGAAATGGTTAAAAACACAGATAACCTGATCCAGATTGAAGGCAATACCGATAATCAGGCGATGCGCTCGGGGCAGTTTCCTTCCAACTGGGAGCTGTCGGCTGCCCGGGCGGCCAGCGTGGTGCGTTTATTTGTTGATGTGGGCGTTGCACCGCAGCGGCTTGTGGCAATTGGTTACGGTGAGTTTCGGCCTCAGGGTAGTAACGACACGCCAGAGGGGCGGGCGAGTAATCGCAGGGTTACTCTCAATATTCTGGCGGACAACAAAGATGAAGTTGCGGTGCTGCCTTCGGGGAGCGATACCCCGCCAGCTCCCGTGCCGCCTAAATAA
- a CDS encoding RluA family pseudouridine synthase, which yields MKGSSKASVTFLTVDEEDAGQRLDNFLLKHLKGVPKSHVYRIVRSGEVRVNKGRSDVTYRLVSGDILRLPPVRVAEKPDAAPAVAASHRIDIPIIFEDDAILILNKPAGLAVHGGSGVSFGLIELIRAQRPQAKFLELVHRLDRETSGILMVAKKRSALTVLQDALRDNHRIDKRYLALVKGVWENPRSHVKFSLLKYNTAEGERRVRVSPEGKISHTVVNRRQAWRDCSLLECELKTGRTHQIRVHLAASDHPILGDEKYGDFALNKILPRQGLRRMFLHAWRLVVDHPVTGKSLELEAPLPPELQSYIDLLEKTHA from the coding sequence ATGAAGGGCAGTAGCAAAGCATCCGTCACGTTCCTGACCGTGGATGAAGAAGATGCCGGCCAAAGGCTGGATAATTTTTTGTTAAAACACCTCAAGGGCGTACCCAAAAGTCATGTATATCGCATTGTGCGTAGCGGTGAAGTCCGTGTAAATAAAGGCCGCAGTGATGTGACTTATCGTTTAGTTAGCGGCGATATTTTACGTTTGCCGCCGGTGCGTGTTGCGGAAAAGCCAGATGCAGCACCTGCAGTGGCGGCTTCGCACCGTATTGATATACCCATCATCTTTGAAGATGATGCCATTTTAATTTTAAATAAACCCGCCGGGCTGGCAGTTCATGGTGGCTCAGGGGTCAGTTTTGGTCTGATCGAGCTGATTCGTGCCCAGCGCCCGCAGGCTAAATTTCTGGAGCTGGTCCACCGCCTGGATAGAGAAACATCGGGCATTCTGATGGTGGCTAAAAAGCGCTCGGCGCTGACGGTATTGCAAGATGCCTTGCGTGATAATCACCGGATTGATAAGCGATACTTAGCTTTGGTGAAAGGAGTGTGGGAGAATCCACGTAGTCACGTCAAATTTTCTTTGCTGAAATACAACACCGCAGAGGGTGAGCGTCGCGTGCGTGTTTCGCCGGAAGGAAAAATTTCACACACGGTGGTGAATCGTCGCCAGGCCTGGAGAGATTGTTCTTTGCTGGAGTGTGAGCTTAAAACGGGGCGTACCCATCAGATCCGGGTGCATCTGGCGGCGAGCGATCACCCTATTTTGGGTGACGAGAAGTACGGTGACTTTGCTCTGAATAAAATTCTGCCAAGGCAGGGGCTGCGGCGTATGTTTTTGCACGCCTGGCGCCTGGTTGTTGATCATCCTGTTACGGGGAAATCTTTAGAGCTGGAAGCACCTTTGCCTCCCGAATTACAATCTTATATCGACCTACTCGAGAAGACGCATGCCTAA
- a CDS encoding DUF6691 family protein yields MLKITALFSGMLFSLGLIISGMVNPAKVIGFLDLAGMWDPSLALVMAGAIATATPFFVWAKRRKYTLLTQEKMSLPDSKIIDRPLITGSILFGMGWGLAGICPGPGLVALAMGAPKAFIFVAAMLLGMFIFNLLPKKP; encoded by the coding sequence ATGCTAAAAATAACCGCTTTATTTTCAGGCATGCTCTTTAGTCTTGGGCTGATTATCTCGGGGATGGTCAACCCTGCCAAAGTCATTGGCTTTCTTGATTTAGCCGGAATGTGGGACCCAAGCCTGGCCTTGGTTATGGCAGGAGCCATAGCGACAGCAACCCCTTTTTTTGTATGGGCAAAAAGGCGCAAATACACGCTGCTAACACAGGAGAAAATGTCCCTGCCTGATAGTAAAATCATCGACCGGCCACTGATTACAGGCAGCATTCTTTTTGGTATGGGCTGGGGCTTGGCAGGCATTTGCCCGGGCCCCGGGCTTGTCGCTCTGGCAATGGGCGCGCCTAAAGCGTTTATCTTTGTTGCTGCGATGCTTCTGGGCATGTTTATTTTTAACTTGCTCCCTAAAAAACCATGA
- a CDS encoding Rieske (2Fe-2S) protein — MPERVLCQSQDLLERGMARCFTLQWDGRERNAFVLRYDGGVYAYLNECAHIPVELDFNPGDFFDYSRRWLVCSTHGAYYAPDTGLCLGGPCPGRKLVSLPVREYANQVCLIEEKTQNE; from the coding sequence ATGCCTGAGCGGGTATTGTGTCAGAGCCAGGATTTACTTGAGCGAGGTATGGCGCGGTGCTTTACTTTGCAATGGGATGGTCGTGAACGTAACGCTTTTGTACTTCGGTACGATGGCGGGGTTTACGCCTATCTTAATGAGTGTGCACATATCCCGGTTGAGCTGGATTTTAATCCCGGTGATTTTTTTGATTACTCACGGCGCTGGCTTGTCTGTTCTACACATGGCGCATATTATGCGCCGGATACGGGGCTTTGCCTGGGCGGGCCTTGCCCGGGTCGTAAACTTGTTTCTTTACCGGTTCGCGAATACGCGAATCAGGTTTGCCTGATTGAGGAAAAAACACAGAATGAATGA